One Siniperca chuatsi isolate FFG_IHB_CAS linkage group LG1, ASM2008510v1, whole genome shotgun sequence genomic window, gttatgaattaaactacccaacagtttatatttgtacagctgaaacgattagacGATTattcaattagttgattgacagaaaattaatcagcaacttgATAATCGCTTAAAGGTTCTAtatgtaactttcagaaaaccGTTAAAAGTGTTAATAATGACACCTTTGGCCGTTAAGTGAAATGCAGTCAGCAACCTGTTGAAAGTGTCAAAAGTGACATACACGAGACTGAACactgaaatgaacactgaaaaataaattacaatcaaatttaaaataacattccCATCTGTAACGTTCCTATATTTTATTTGGACAAACACCgttaaaaaaatcaacaccGTTTGTCTTAATACATAAGTTAGTATCTTGGATCACGTTAATTCATCATTCTGGATGAATTAGCTGACGTTATCCACCCAAGACAGCATTTTGCTACGTTAGCGAGAAAGCTAACGTAAGCCAGCTAAAACCAATAAAGTATCACAATATATTTCGCATGCTTTGCAGTAATGATAGCTTTGACTTTGGACTTTGTGTTTGACTCTGTGTTTCAGTGGATGCTTGTCGTTTGTTAGCAGACTCCATTTCTAAATTCAGCAAgcgctgttgctgctgcagggGAGCTGAAAAGAAGGCACTCGGGAGTGCACATAAGTCCTTTACATAGAAATCAGTCCTCCTgcattgagtatttttactttaaatactttaagtacattttcctgtttatacttacatacttttactcaagtaaaattttcaatgcagaacttttacttgtaatggagtatttttacagtgtggtattagtacgtGCATTGctaggatctgaatacttcctccaccactgctcacTTCAGTAACAGGTGATGCACAACAGTTAACCCCGTGCACCAACTGATTTCCAATCAGAAGCAACAATggttgttcattttttttctctcagagaTGAAACATCTCTAAACTGAGCTCTCAAGATAATATTTCTTTATCATTTTGCAAAATTAACTGTATTCTTATTGTTGCCATGCAAAACCATAAACTACATACATGTAGGCCTACTGTCGActcaatttaataaaaaaaaaactcaatgtGTTATCAGTGGATAACACATTGAGTAGGTGTGTTTCTTTTAAAGCAAATTGTGATTCATCAAACGCATCAATACTTCTACcaatctgacacacacagaagaatgtaaaaatgtcagaTACAATTTTGCgaatattattaaaacaaatattattatcAGCCTATTAAAATATATGGAAAAACTAATATGTGTTAAGTATTACATATCACAGTGTATCACAAATTATTGGTATGGCTCACTGCAATGGAAACATTTCTTGAAACTTCAGTAAAATCTTATTATGAATACTGATCATTAAAAATACTGTGGAACTTTCTAATGTAGAGGCTCATGTTATTAGCATTAACATATCTGTAAAAATGGaactacattttttattttatcaatggATGACATGTCGTATTTGTATTATTTGGTTTGGTAGTGTAGGGTTTCTGAAAAGATACTATTCAAAATGATGACAGAAAAGATCCACAGGAGTTGAGTTGCCACATATGTCACATTTGGCTGCTGTCATGTTTGTCTGCAGCGTAACTGCTTTAGTGGGATAAGTTGTTTTAAGGAATATATCTCTTTACATGCATGTTGGAAAAAAGCAGCCTGTGCCAAAATCTTGTACTGTAATTCTTCAGAAGAgccacagtctgtctgtccaggtTCACTTTCTAGGAAGTGAGTGACAAACGAGAGGTTAAATAATAGCACACGTCAGCTTGGTGCAGACTCAGCTAAGAGGCTTGAACTTACAAACCCAGTGAATGAAGACTCTCCGAACCTTCGAGCAAATCAACAGTTGTAGGATTATTGATCTAAGGAGCTGATGACGGCAGAGGAGCAGTTAGGAGTACAAGGCGTGTGCACAGGAAGCACTTTACCACCCCTCCACAACAAATAACACCCGCTaaacacacaaattattatatattcatttaACCAACTAACCTGTGTGCTGTTCAAGTTCTGTCGGGGTGTGCAGctacttcattttaaattttaaaaaagtgcacatgtatgtttatgtgaGCTAATGATTTTTCTGTTCTTATAAAGCAAGAACTACATGTAAAGCCAGTCTGTCGGATGTGAAGAAGCAAAAGTTTTTCATCAGTCATTTcatcattgcacttttcttttcGCTCAGGGGATGGCAACGTTAGTCTGTCGCTTCACCACTTTGGCCCAAACTgcaatatctcaacaactactggactGATTGCCATGAAGTTGTGTAGGCTACAAGTGAAATGTCTAAACAACTctttgtcatgaaatttggtacagacactAATTTCCCCCGcaggatgaattgtagtaactttggtgatcccttaacgtTTCATCTAGAGCCATCATCCGGTCAAAATTTTAGTTTGTAGTCagaaaatattagcatgctaacacgctaaactaaaatggaaCATGGTACACATCAcactgcttaacatcagcatgtcagcattgtcattgtgagcatgttagcatgctagcattaaGCTAAAGTGTGACTCGCTAGCACAGCTTttgacttttagtcttgtttgcACTTACATGTCTGCAACACTACAGTTTAAAACAGTTTTCCACTCTGAAAATGACTGAGCAGAACAGATAGTTAAACAACCAGAAATCTTAGGATCAACAACGTCAACCATTGTTTCACATAATATCCTTAATTTCACTTTGGATTATTCCCTCCAACATGAGTGGGTGTAAACCAGTAAGTCCCTTTGATTAACACGTGTTACTCTGAGCGGTCCAGGCAGCCGCGGCCCGGCATTCCTGGGGGCCCCTTTCACTCTCAGATAATTGCTGCTGCCTtgtgggagaggaggaagtgccaaagagaacaaacaaaatcaaataagcGGATGCAAATCGCCGCTTGAGTGAAAGCGCTCAATCTATGGTTTCAACAGGCTTGCCCAATAATAGTTGGCTGAAATCCAAGCTTGTTTATAAAAAAGGACAAGAAAAATGCtccatttattattcatttagaACTCGTTTTGAGCAAGTAATGGTTTTTGACCAACATTGTTTTAGATGTAGGTAAACAAAACACTGGGTGTTGCTAATGACTCACATGTAGCTGCAAGCAATAAGAATTATCTCTCCCATAGAAACACAATGTACCCATTCATAACTGTGGCATGACTGTGTGCACAACCTGCTCATATTCTGAGAAATTAGACTGACaacagattattaaaatagtcTAGAAAGATTCAATCTGTACCACtttctcatgtttttattgGTCTGACCCAAAACCAGATGtttaacttttaacattttggttacacatttttatctatTGGCTGGTTATTGTATGAttaaaagtatgtggacaccactgtctatatattttgtgtacttttggtttggggctgtttttcatggtttcgGCTAAACACCTTAGTTCCAATTAAAGGAAAACGTAATGCTAGAGCATctgatttgattgatttgaaagagtgatttttctttcttggaTTTGTCTTATTTGAAGGGTTTTTAGAGGCCGGAAGAGTGAAATATCcagtatccagtatttcacaagaaaaaagcaaacatttgagAAAAGTCATGAATGAACAAAATCTTGAGACCCCTTGGGTTGGGAACTGCTGGTTTACACAATAGTaagcttccaactttgtggctgtgactgtgtttgtctctttcctgtttcaacatgacaatacccccgtgcacaaagccagctccataaagaaatggtttttccagtttggtgtggaagaacttgactggcttgcacagagtcctgacctgggagcaaatccctgcagccaggttccaacatctggtggaaagccttcAAAGAAGACTGGATGTTGTTATAGCTGCAAATTAATGCCCATGTTTTTGGAAGGacatgttcaacaatcacatatgtgTGGACTATTacggtgtccacatacttttggccatcaTGTCTATTTTCTTTTAGTTAGTTATTCTCAGAAATGCAACAAGGTAAATCACCAAAGTCAAAGTGTTCAGGgtggatttttttccctttgatttattaataatttgtcTGCATATTAGCATTAAATAAATGCATCTTAGTTGTTAGTTTTCTGAGGAAAATAATAGAATTATAGAAGCTTTTAAATCAGGAGAATCAGCATTGTGAAGcatttttattatgaaaatactGGATGCACATAAAAATATCGCATCCAGTATTTCTCTTGCAGGTGTATTAGAGAGGAACTCTATTTCTTGTACACTTTAACCCTCCTATTTAGTATTTATAAGCAGTATTTGACAATTTAATAAATGCTTAataacactataatgtagttgtaagcagatataagtatttatttatctcaTTTTCTTcaagattttaaatatttccaaaatgtcataGGTCATTTTTTAGATAAACCCTTTCccatgcacatgcaaacatttttgtGTGATTGCCCTTGTTACCCTTTGCTTATTTTTCCCCCCACTCTGAGAGATATCTGTCATGCTTTTATCATCTCACCACAAAACAACTGTTGCATCCTGCAGAGTCTCACCTGAGCCCAAAACCAGCGTCCTGACATCTCGTCCCTGAGGCCTGAGGCGACGAGAGCTCCGAACAGTCAGACAGCCGTCAGTCATACATCAGGATGAAGGGGTTGGTGTGACGACAGCAACGTCTCTCCAGCCCCGGTGCCATTCCTCCAGCCGCCCTCGACCACACACATCTCCTAAAGGATGAAGGTAAACCAGAGAGCACTGATGTAGTTTTCAGTGCTGCTCAGGGTTGAAGGTGCAAGCAGGTTTCTCTTTCCTTTAATCTGATTATTGGTAGATGGACTGACAAAGCTCAAGCACACGAAAGGGCTGGAAAGTCTGGAGACACGGGAAATCTGTTACAGTGGTTGAAGGGCTGTTTGTATTAAAGTACAGGTAAACCTCTTATAACAGACAGGAATAGAATGAGGAGGAGCACAGAGTGATTTAGTTAAATGTCCACATAATCCAGTTATTGTCTTTTTCTCATCATCTCAGACATAAACAAGATAGCAgataaatatattgtaattgtaatatATTGTCTTGAACCTACTGATTAATATTTGATCAATCAGAAATTAAGGCTTTGACTtcaagtgaaaaaataaaagtcattcACTTGACTGacaatgaatgaacaaaatgttAGTGGTTTAGACTGAAGATTATAATCGGTTTATAGTTTAATTGTAATTCTAACACACACAATGCACCTTCATTCTCTGGAAATACCTCATGTGTCACTGTCCTTAATGAAGTATTTGGTGGATTTTCTCCAAAACATGTTGTGTGAGGTTGCAGGTACAATAAAGTAGTTGTGGGGAAACCTGTGAGAAATATTCTTGTACGTCTGGGGAAAACACTTCTCCCGCATAGAAAACTTAACTTTCGTTAAGGAGGTAATTCTTGTGTCTTTGGATTCTCAGCACATTTACTACAAATTACTGCAAACCAATTTTTCAAACTATGCTAAGTTTAGGCAAAGCATGTTTCTTGTCTTCCAGGCTtcttttagtaaaaaaaaataaaataaaatcaacttgcacaatcttaaaatgtatctgcttttattgttgtcaAAGATACACAAGGCTGGAATATCAATCTGGCAAAGCAGACAACTGCCCCTGAGCCCCAGTTTCACTGTGTGTCAATTGGTTTATGGTAATTTGAAATCTAAAAGAATCTACTTTTAACacctttattatttcagtttattttgtgcTCAAATGGTGCAGATTCCTAAATAAAGtttcatttaatcaaattaccacaaactaattgACACAGAAAACCTGGAGCCAGTTAGTATTATTCCAGCATTGGAGTACTGGttagttagagagagagagagcacatacagcagcacaaagcaaattccacatagaattttcaaataataataatgtaatggtaatggtagtggtaatagtaatattaataaaataataatatgaataataatgataataataataagactaataataataattgtagtagtggttgtcgagcaggaacagaaggtgccttgcaaccacagatccagactcaggcagaaatacctgctgaaagcgacagaaggagagaagagagagacgagaaaactcaaaactatgggagagaagatgttgagttagtaacatgcagtaatgggataaaaatgcatacagatggagagggagaggaggagagaggtgcatcatgggaagtctcccggcagtctaggcctatagcagcataactaagggatggttcaggactcacccaaaccagctctaactataagctttattaaagaggaaagtcttaagtctactcttaaatgtggagatggtgtctgcctcccgaatccaaactgggacctgattccacaggagaggagcttgatagctgaaggctctggctcccattctacttttggagactctaggaaccacaagtaaccctgcatcctgggagcgcagtgcagtgttctagtcgggtaataaggtattatgagatctttaagatacgatggtgtcAGACCATTGAGAGCTCTGTAGGTgatgagaaggattttaaattctattctggattttacagggagccagtgcagagaagctaatattggagaaatatgatctcttttcctagttcttgtcagtacacatgccgcagcattctggatcaactggagagtcttaagggacttattcgggcagcctgataataaggaattgcaataaccCAGCCTGGAAGTAagaaatgcatggactagtttttctgcatcattttgagacaggatgtgcctgatttttgcaatgttacgtaggtgcagtccttgaagtttgtttcatgtgggacaaatcctgatcaaagataactcagaggttccttacggtgctgctggaggccagggcaatgccatctagagtaactatatctttagatagtgtgtctcggaggtgtttggggccaagtacaataacttcagttttgtcagagtttaacatcagaaaattgcaggtcatccaggtttttatgtccttaaggcatgcttgacgtttagctaactgattagtttcatctggtttgattgatagatatagttgggtatcatccgcataacaatgaaagtttatggagtgtttcctaataatattgcctagaggaagcatatataaggtgaatagaactggtccaagcacagaaccctgcggaactccatgactaactttggcgtgtaTGGTGGATTCAGCATTAAcgtgtacaaactgagatcaatctgaaaGATAGGATTTGAACCATCTTCGTGCGGTTcatttaatgccaattaaatgttccagtctctgtaataggatgtgatggtcaatacaattagaaggtcatttgtaattttcaccagtgctgtctctgtgctatgatgcactctaaatcctgtcacacaactgattggcgactgctttctcaaggatcttaatCTAAAAAATTCATGTAGATGACACTATCACTTTGTGCATTTCTCATTTCATCGTGATACACTGAAGGTAAACACTGTAGGTCACTCATACTGTAAGCTTCTACAAGTCCAAAATCACTgctgaatgtacagtatgtggatcTGATACATATGATGTATCTGTCCACTTTGGTCTACTTTTTGCATTTTGATGTCATCCTGGTTGTTTATGTCAACATAAACTTAGGAACGCTACTGTCGTTAtttcacacaaatgcaaaaactaGAGCACTATTTTATAAGTTTTATGTATCTTATGTTCAAGTCTGTGTGTATTAGACTATACGTTTCACTTGGCTGCATGACAATTCTCCCTTTGGGGGCAATAAAGTTGAAAGTGCAGTTGAAGTTATTGTGTATTGCTTACATTATTTTTTGGAGTGAATATTGGTCATGGCTGGTCCAGTCCTGAGTTATATACATACgttgtatattatatatatttatatatgtatacatactgtatatttaaatcTGGTGTTCTCATTAAGGTTGTGGTAAAGGTTTTGGTCATGCTGAAcaaattctctcttttttctgctctgtgtgctATTCTTCAAAACAGTGGGTGAAGTTGAGTCTCATTTAGATATGACTGTCAATGCCTCTATCAATTATAAAGTACTACAACATCACATATATCATATTCAATTGTGATCTAAATATCcacagatgttttttgttttttttaatctacgGATTTCTTCTTTAAATTGTCCTTCCCTTCCGGTACTACCCCGTTTTCCCGCCGACGTTTGACGGAACCTTTCTTTTTGTTCCGGCCTCACTGGAGCAAACATGGCGGCAGAGGGAGACGTCGATTTGGACCTGGAAGCCGACGAAAACTGTACTGGAAAACCGGCAGAAAAGCCTCGGAAACATGACAGTGGAGCCGCTGATTTGGAGAGAGTCACGGACTATGCGGAGGAGAAGGAAATCTCCAGCTCTGATTTAGAAACGGTGAGAGCTCccggctaacgttagccggGAAACATGCGGCCACTGCTGGCTGCACTGTCGGTGCATCATCACTGATACCAAACCATGTGAAGTGGTTagttttcaaaaacaaatgtacttTGTCTTATACGTAACTTAGTTGTCTAGCTAGAGTTTTGCTTGAATACAAGATGCTCAAAGGCAATTAGCGTTTGCTTGATAATCGTGCAGTGAACGATaaactaactagctaactgcctcatagctagctagctaacgttaaagCTGTTGTGCTCTTTTTACCCTTTGCTACATTGAACCAACATGTTAACAAGACATTATGTCATTGACAGTCTTCAGCTTCACCAGTACACGGACAGAGCATAGTGCAGATAGACAAGGACAATgtaatatacaaataaactaataattaAACAACTGGAAATAACATACACTGAATAGAATAACGTCAAACCAACATTATAATTAAAGCAGGGGATAAAGTGTGTCGTACAGGTGTTTACAGAGTCATTTCTGGGCTCCTTATTACAGTGATGTTCTCCAAAATAATCTGAATAATGTTCTAATAGTGACAAGATGTCAAGTGGGACCAAACATTATGtgtaataattatataaaagaaCAAATGATGTGTGGTTTCTACATCTGTATCGTAAAACTGCTTACAATGGCAGTCTGAAATTTAAGTTATAGAAATTCATTGGCGAATTTCATTCATAGTTTGTACGTTCCCCTCTTTAGCTTTAGAAGGGATAAAGAATTAAATATGTCCTTTTCAGACTTTCAGAGCAACACCAGGTCAGAAAAACTATCAAAGACACGAGGATGAGTAACTTTAAGTCTGCAACTAAcagttctttttttgtttgtcattgattaatctgtggcttattttttgatttaccaattaatcatttagtctgtgaaatgttaaaaaaacaaattgtgaaAAACGTCCATCACAAGTTCTAAGAggccaaggtgacatcttcagatcttgttttctcttatcaacagtccaaaacccgaagatatttattgtaaaataatataacacacagacaagcagaagctggaaccagtgaatattTGCAATATTTGCTCATTTATACAACTAATGAGTCAttgattattataatttttgctaatcaatgaatcaactcattgtttcagctctagataACATGCTTGCGTaatattgtgtttgtatatattcGTTCTGTAATCAGATCTTGGCTCATAAATTCAATGCTGTTTGTTGCTCCCTCTGTAGTGTTTGACATTGAACcacttaaaataaattattctttCTGAAACACTGGTTGAATGAATGGATTCAGATGCCTGAACTGTAATGATATGTAATACAAGATGTTAGAAAGACCCTCTTTCCATTTCGATATATATCACGTTACCTGTTCAGGGATGGAAAATCACCTGTGGGATTGTTGTTGTAACAGGAAATTAATGTCAGTTTCACCTGGCATCCTTGAGTATTTAAGATGGAGATAATCCTGGGAGAAATATGAATTATTAGTTGCTTTGCAGTATAAAATTAGATGCCAAATAATACCAGCTTAAGCTTGAAAAAATACCACACCGCAATTCTTTCTAGATAAACGGTAAATGTCGATATATTTCTCAGCCCTGCAGTTTGTCTCACTGTTGAATTATCCAGAACATGGTGGAGAGTAGGTCATTAGTAGATGCAAGGGAAATATAAGATATCTTCTATTTAATACGgtgacattttatacatttatagtAAACAACAAAgttgagtttgtttttaatgatattGTGATAATGGCCAAATGTCACATACGTAAGTGTAGCAGCCTATTTGTGCTTTATTTTAACATGAATACTTATATTTCAATAccacaaaatggaggaaaaaaagtccTAAActggtaaaatatatatattttttagttaAATATACCTGTGTTGTGATGTTGCAGTTGTAATAGCTTTCATATTTGAAACTGGGCGTAAATactaataatgttttttctttcaggccATGTCAGTGATTGGAGACAGAAGGTCACGAGAACAGAAAGCCAAACAAGAGAGGTACGATCAGTGTTGACCCTCCCAGCCTTTACATGTGGACAGAAAACGTGTCACAGCAGCATCAGCTccttatttctttgttttggatAGTACATGAATCCTATACTTACACAGCAATCACAGCCACCACAGAAAGCAAACCCACAGTTGACTGAGAAGGAAAATGACAGTTGTAATCTGCAGGTTGAGCGAATTTTCTGACATGCAGTCTGAACTTTTATGCAGGAAGCACATAACCTGTTGATTATTCTCACTGTGTTTTgctttcagagaaaaagagttGGCCAAAGTCACCATCAAGAAAGAGGATGTAGAACTAATTGTAAGTTATTCACTGTTTTTTGTCTATTAATCTTTTCAGGTAAAGCCACACATCTGTTTTGGTACATGACATGGCCAAAAGTCTGTAGACACAggaacattacacccatatgtgatgATGAAACATGTCCTTCCAAATCAATGaccattaatctgctgctatgacagcctccactcttgTAGGAAGGTTTTTCACCACATTTTATAACCTGGCCACAGAAATTTGCTCCCTTCAGTCACAAGAACATTAGTGAAGTCGGCCAGTTGGTGTTCCAGGTGACCCACACCAAACTGGTAaaatttctttatggacctgccTTTGTGTACAGGAGCATTGTCTTGGTGGTCTTCTCCAAACTGAACTGGAATAacattattttctaaaatatcattgtatgctggaGCATTAAAATTTGGTgtccacatactgtatcatGATGTATATAAAGACTTTaacatgttttgaatgtaaCTATGGATCCCACTTGTGGATTGGTTGCAATTGTGTGCGAgtgtaattttaatttatgcatttttataatCAGTTTGTCAATTTAAGTACTTTGTCTTAGTTTAAGCACAATCTGATTCATATTCTGATGTTCATGTTGCTGTGCAGATGTCAGAGATGGAGATTTCGAGGGCCGTGGCGGAGCGCAGTCTGCGGGAACACATGGGGAACGTGGTGGAGGCTCTGGTGGCCCTGACCAACTGAACAAATGGCATTTACACTCTGGACtgcttcactttgtttttgttcccaGGGCTCATCAAGACAGTGAGGCTGAACTGATCTCAGTGGTTAAACCTTCTTGGGATGTAATCTTTACCCCAAAtcctttggttttttttttgttttttaaataaaagttgacCTGcgattaaaataattttaatacttGTTTCACTCTCTTTGGAAAGGTTTTAAAATTGATGAAAATACAAGTTTTATTCACAAACAAACCAAGTTACAATACCTGTACTTCAACAAATTTTGGTGGGGTGGGTGGTAATGCAGGTAGTCAGAAGAATCTGCATACTTAGTTATTACAAGCTGATTTGTACAAAATTACATCACAACCCACTGCTTTAAAACAGAGGGAAGGATCTGGGTGTGATGTGGCTCAAAAGCCACAAACCTGCTAACAatggataataaaaaaaaaaaaaaaaatcttcaggCTGTTTACAAAGATGATTACACTAACATTTTCCCTGCATCTCCTCAAAATGCAgcaatgcagttttttttcagcCAAGATCCCACATTAGTGATATTCTGCTTGTTGAAAGTTGAAAACCAGCTGCATCTTAAGTAGGGTTTGAGGAGCCAacattaaattaagtttttttttttttttttaaatgatggtgCACCTTCCTGGTAGGTAAACAGTTCATCAAAGTGGTGGAATCAGTCTATTTTCCTCCCACAACAAAGTCCAGGAAAGAGACTCAGCAGGATGCAGCTCAGTCTCTAAAGCTGCAGCGCGGGCCTGGTGAAGTCCGTTTTACATCCTCACACTTTTTaagtcttcctcttcttcactgtGGGCCGGTCAAACACGTCCCTCACGCCTGCCGCCTTCTGCTTGAAGAACTTGCTGTTCTGAGCGCTCTCCTGAGCCCAGGCCGAGTCGAACGACGTGGTGTCCTGGTCCACCAGGTGGGTGTACTTTGTGCGTCCAGACCGACCAAAGTTTTTGACCTGATGGGGGGAACAAACCACAACAGGTCAAATTAAGAGAACTGAATTACTTAGTCTTCATTCAAAGGGAAAGCAGGTGGACTTCCCCTGAACACTAAAATATGGACGATCAAAGGTGCATCCATTTTCTTGGgttaaaatattttactctGAAATATACTATAGCCTAAATTTAAGGTTAATGGCAGGAAAACAAATAGTGTTAAGACATGCATATACACGTTTCGATGGActaacaatattttaaaaaggcaagAAGCCAAATTCCCTTCATCCTTCTCAGGGTTCTGGTTGAGTTCAagatttctttctctcaccAAACAGCATGCACATGTGGAAACTGTTTAGCAGCAAACCCGCAAGCCACCTACAGTGAAGTGAATCACATGAAATGAGTAAAAGCAGCTGACCTGCATGACTTTGGGTAAGATGGTTTTGTTGAAGTGATCCTCCAGAGTCGGGGCGCTGAAATCTCTCTTGTACACGTCGTCCTCCCCATCCTGTAACAAATCGTGTTCACAGTTAGAGACCACTAAGCAACCTGCACCTGCCACTGTGGTGTGATTTACTGTCTAACAACACATCAAATCAAACTTCATAAGCTCCtttgttaattaaataaaatct contains:
- the hypk gene encoding huntingtin-interacting protein K — its product is MAAEGDVDLDLEADENCTGKPAEKPRKHDSGAADLERVTDYAEEKEISSSDLETAMSVIGDRRSREQKAKQEREKELAKVTIKKEDVELIMSEMEISRAVAERSLREHMGNVVEALVALTN